AGGCGCAGATTAAGATGGTTGATAATCAACTGCTCGCAATAGCTCTCGCGCGGCGGCTCATCAAACTGCGGATCGGCATTCAGCGACAGCTGTAAAATGCCTTCGTTGCGCCCGCGGAACATAGCCAGCGCACGGTGGGAAGGAATAGTGGCAATCGCTTCGTGATGAGCGAAGTAGTCGCGGAATTTCGCGCCTTCCTCCTCTTTGCCGCTAACAACGGCTGAGACCAGGTGGGCATTTTTCCACAGATAGTCGCGGACCTTGGCCAGCAGCGCGGCGTCTTCAGCGAAACGCTCCATCAGGATGTAGCGTGCGCCGTCCAGCGCCGCTTTGGTGTCGGCAACGCCTTTATCGGCGTCCACGAAGCGGGCAGCTTCCTGCTCCGGATCGTGCGTAGGCTCGTTCCACAACACATCGGCCAGCGGCTCAAGGCCCGCTTCAATGGCGATTTGCCCGCGTGTACGGCGCTTCGGTTTATAGGGCAGGTAAAGATCTTCGAGTTCAGTTTTGCTCAGCGTGCCGTTGATGGCGCCGGCAAGGTCATCGCTCAGTTTGCCCTGGTCGGCAATGGATTTGAGGATGGTCTGGCGGCGCTCTTCCAGCTCGCGCAGGTAGCTAAGACGAGTCTCCAGTTGACGCAGTTGCGTGTCATCCAGACCGCCGGTGACTTCCTTACGATAACGTGCGATAAACGGCACGGTATTCCCTTCATCCAGCAGGCGAACGGCAGCTTCTACCTGTTCGTTTCTGGCCTGAAGCTCACCCGCAATAATGCGGCAAAGCGAATCATTCATCATGGCTTTTCATCTGTGTAGTACGGAAAATTCAGCAGACAGTTATACGGATCGGGGCACGAAAATGCCAGCCGTCGACCCGCGGATATTGGGTTTCGGACAGTTCTGTTCACATTACTCAGGTTTCGGGTACTCAATGTCATTGACGTACCACTGCGCTTCTCCGGCTGGGGTCTGCACCACGGCCAAATCGCCCACCTCTTTTTTGAGCAATGCTCGTGCCATCGGCGAGTCGATAGAGATGTAGTCCTTGCGGCCAAAGATTTCGTCGTAGCCAACGATACGAAAGCGCAGCAGGTCGCCGTCGTCATTTTCTATTTCGACCCAGGCGCCAAAGAAGACTTTGCCTTCCTGCTGCGGTGAGTAATCGACGATTTTCAGCCGTTCCAGAGATTTGGTGATGTAGCGAACCCGGCGGTCAATTTCACGCAGGCGCTTTTTGTTGTACTGGTAGTCGGCGTTTTCACTGCGATCGCCCAGGCTGGCGGCCCAGGTCACTTTTTTGGTCACCTCAGGGCGCTCTTCACGCCACAGGTAATCCAGCTCCTTTTTGAGCTTCTCGTAGCCTTCACGGGTGATTAACGGCGTTTTCATCTTTCAGCCCTGTAGCCTGTAAAATCAGAGTGTGATTTAAACCGATGCTTAATGAAGAATGCAACCGGCGCATTTTGGGAAGCAAGTCACCAAATTTTGATTTAAAACGTTGATAACCGACTGTTTAATATGCTTTGTAACAATTTCGACTAGAATGTATACCAGAATTGACTGGTTGTATTAGCGCAGTTTTTTAAGAATACACACTCAACTGTTCGAGCCTTTGGGAGTACTTACGATGCAAGAGAACTATAAAATTCTGGTGGTCGATGACGACATGCGCCTGCGCGCGCTGTTAGAGCGTTATCTCACCGAACAGGGCTTCCAGGTTCGCAGCGTCGCCAACGCCGAACAAATGGATCGCCTGCTGACCCGCGAATCCTTCCACCTGATGGTGCTGGATCTGATGCTGCCGGGCGAGGATGGTCTCTCTATTTGCCGCCGCCTGCGTAGCCAGAGCAACCCAATGCCGATCATCATGGTGACCGCGAAGGGTGAAGAGGTCGACCGTATCGTCGGCCTGGAAATTGGCGCGGATGATTATATTCCTAAGCCGTTTAACCCGCGTGAGCTGCTGGCCCGTATTCGCGCCGTACTGCGCCGTCAGGCTAATGAACTGCCGGGTGCGCCTTCTCAGGAGGAAGCCGTCATCGCGTTCGGCAAGTTCAAACTGAACCTCGGTACCCGCGAAATGTTCCGCGAAGATGAGCCGATGCCGTTGACCAGCGGCGAGTTTGCGGTCCTGAAAGCGCTGGTGAGTCACCCGCGTGAGCCGCTTTCCCGCGATAAGCTGATGAACCTGGCGCGCGGCCGTGAATACTCCGCGATGGAGCGTTCCATTGACGTACAGATCTCCCGCCTGCGCCGCATGGTGGAAGAGGACCCGGCGCATCCGCGTTATATCCAGACCGTTTGGGGTCTTGGCTACGTCTTCGTCCCGGACGGCGCTAAGGCATGAGGCGAGTTCGCTTCTCACCAAGAAGCTCGTTTGCCCGTACGCTGTTGCTGATCGTCACCCTGCTGTTCGTCAGCCTGGTGACGACCTATCTTGTCGTTCTGAACTTCGCAATCTTGCCGAGCCTGCAGCAGTTTAATAAGGTGCTGGCGTACGAAGTCAGAATGCTGATGACCGACAAACTGCAGCTTGAAGACGGCACCCAGCTTGTGGTGCCGCCTGCGTTTCGTCGCGAAATTTACCGTGAGCTGGGCATTTCGCTTTACTCCAACGAGGCGGCGGAAGACGCTGGCCTGCGCTGGGCGCAGCACTACGAGTTTCTGAGCCAGCAAATGGCGCAGCAGCTCGGCGGCCCAACCGAAGTGCGCGTTGAGGTGAATAAAAGCTCCCCCGTCGTCTGGCTGAAGACCTGGCTGTCGCCAAATATCTGGGTGCGTGTCCCGCTGACGGAAATCCATCAGGGCGATTTCTCCCCGCTGTTCCGCTACACGCTGGCGATAATGCTGCTGGCGATAGGCGGCGCATGGCTCTTTATTCGAATACAAAACCGACCGCTGGTCGACCTGGAGCACGCCGCGCTTCAGGTCGGTAAAGGGATCATTCCTCCTCCGCTGCGTGAATATGGCGCGTCGGAAGTGCGGTCGGTGACGCGGGCATTTAACCATATGGCCGCGGGCGTAAAACAGCTGGCCGACGACCGTACGCTGCTGATGGCGGGCGTCAGTCACGATCTGCGCACGCCTCTGACGCGTATTCGCCTGGCGACCGAGATGATGGGGCAGGAGGATGGCTATCTGGCCGAGTCGATTAACAAAGATATCGAAGAGTGTAATGCGATTATCGAGCAGTTCATCGACTACCTGCGTACTGGCCAGGAGATGCCGCTGGAGATGGCGGATCTTAACAGCGTGCTCGGCGAAGTGATTGCCGCCGAAAGCGGCTACGAGCGTGAAATCGACACTGACCTGCAGGACGGCGAGATCCGCCTCAATATTCACCCGCTCTCTATCAAGCGTGCGGTGGCGAATATGGTGGTCAACGCGGCGCGCTACGGCAATGGCTGGATCAAAGTCAGCAGCGGCAGCGAGCTGAACCGCGCCTGGTTCCAGGTGGAAGATGATGGCCCGGGCATTGAGCCAGACCAGCTTCAGCACCTGTTCCAGCCGTTCGTGCGTGGCGACAGCGCCCGTAGCACCAGCGGTACCGGGCTGGGCTTAGCTATCGTGCAGCGCATCATCGACAACCATAACGGGATGTTAGATCTCGGGAAAAGCGAGCGGGGAGGGCTGCGTATCAGGGCTTACCTGCCGCTGCCGATAGCCCGGGTTGTTGCCCACCGAGAAAGCTAAGTTGCCGTTAGCCCAATAAAAAAACGACCCTCGAGAGGGTCGTTTTTTTTCGTCTTAGCTTTCTGAATTACAGCTTAGGACCGGCTTCTACCAGCGCCGCGCCGGCAGGGGTGTCGGTGTACTTCTCAAAGTTTTCTACAAACAGCTTCGCCAGCTGCTCCGCTTTTTCCTGCCACTGTTCCGGAGACGCGTAGGTATTCCGTGGGTCAAGGATCCGGGGATCCACGCCCGCAAGCGAGGTGGGGATCGCGAGGTTAAACATCGGCAGCGTGAAGGTTTCTGCGTCGTCCAGCGAGCCGTCAAGAATGGCGTCGATGATCGCGCGGGTGTCTTTGATGGAGATACGTTTGCCGGTGCCGTTCCAGCCAGTATTCACCAGGTAAGCCTGCGCGCCCGAGGCCTGCATGCGCTTAACGAGCACTTCTGCATACTGCGTTGGGTGCAGCGACAGGAACGCCGCGCCGAAGCAGGCGGAGAAGGTTGGCGTTGGCTCGGTTACGCCGCGCTCGGTGCCCGCCAGTTTGGCGGTAAAGCCGGACAGGAAGTGATACTGCGTCTGGTTTGCGGTGAGGCGAGAAACCGGCGGCAGCACGCCGAAGGCGTCTGCGGTCAGGAAGATAACTTTCGTTGCATGACCCGCTTTCGACACCGGCTTAACGATGTTGTCGATATGGTAGATTGGGTAAGAAACGCGGGTATTTTCGGTTTTTGAGGCGTCGTCGAAGTCGATGGAGCCGTCGGCACGCACGGTGACGTTTTCCAGCAGCGCATCGCGGCGGATCGCGTGGTAAATATCCGGCTCGGCCTCTTCCGACAGGCGAATCGTTTTGGCGTAGCAGCCGCCTTCGAAGTTGAACACGCCGTCGTCATCCCAGCCGTGCTCATCGTCGCCAATCAGGCGGCGTTTCGGGTCGGTGGAGAGCGTTGTTTTACCGGTGCCGGACAGGCCGAAGAACACCGCAACATCGCCTTTTTCGCCGACGTTTGCCGAGCAGTGCATGGAGGCGATGCCTTTCAGCGGCAGCAGGTAGTTCATGATGGAGAACATCCCTTTTTTCATCTCGCCGCCGTACCAGGTGCCGCCGATAAGCTGCATGCGTTCAGTCAGGTTAAACGCCACGAAGTTTTCGGAGTTCAGGCCCTGTTCCTGCCAGTTAGGGTTGGTACATTTAGCGCCGTTCATCACCACAAAATCGGGGGTGAAGGTCTCCAGCTCTTCGTCCGTTGGGCGAATAAACATGTTCTTCACGAAGTGTGCCTGCCAGGCGACTTCGGTAATAAAGCGAACGGAAAGGCGAGTATCGGCGTTGGCGCCGCAGAAGGCGTCGACGATAAACAGGCGCTTGCCTGACAGCTGCTGCGTTACCAGGCCTTTGAGCTCGTGCCAGGTCTCTTCGGAAAGCGGTTTATTGTCGTTTTTGCCTTTTCCGTTGTCTGACCACCAGAGCGTATCGCGGGTGGTGTCATCGCGAACGATATATTTATCTTTAGGCGAGCGGCCGGTAAAGATTCCGGTATCCACGGAAACAGCGCCTAAGGTGGTTACCACGCCGCGCTCAAACCCTTCCAGTTTTGGGTCGAGCTCTTCGCGGTAAAGGGTGTCGTAGTCGGGGTTATAGACGACTTCGCTGACGTCATTAATGCCATAAGCCTTGAGATCTTGCGGGGTTATGCCTTTAACTCGCATTTCACTGCTCCTTAGCCAATTTAAACTGCCTGATATTGTAGGGTTGTTTAGGGGGTGTTAACCGCGACCACTATCATAAATTTACGCGCCTGCTTAAATTTAACAGGGGAAATGCTTAGGGGATGCCTTAGCGGGGGCAGAGTATGGCAGGAATTCACCGCTTCTCGGGGAAAATATGGCGAATATGTTAACAATTAGGATAAAAACGGAGAAATATGTGAATGAACGCGCTCTCATACGCAACGCGATGAAACAAGACCGTCATTGGCATGTCGCAGCGCACCGTTACACCCGGTCAAAAATGAGCTCATAAGGGATGACTACCATGTTCGTGTCCGATCCGTTACCGAAGGCAACCCGCTGGGGCATTTTGCTGGTGGGATTTCTTTCAGGCGTGCTGCTGTACCTGACCGAAGGTCACCGGGCAGGCGGCATCTGGCTGCAGGGGAGTGAGCAGGCCCTGTACCTGCGTTCTCTCTCTGTGGTGTTGGCAACGACGCTGGCGCTTCTCGCCGTACGTTTTAATGACCTGCGGTTCTGGGCGCTGGCGCTTATCCCTCTGCCGGTGGTTGCGCTGATGAGCGGCTGGGTAAACTGGACGACGCGGGGGCTGGAGGGCTGGGATCGCCACGATATTGTGTTGGGATATCAGTGCTCGCTGGCCGCGATGCTATTTTTGGCGCTGCCATGGCTTCAGGGGCGTCTGCGTTCAAAGACGGGCTGGGGAGGCTGGTCGGCCTTTTACGGTCAACTCTGGCGCAACGGTATTACGCTAATGTTAACCGGGCTGCTGGTGCTCTTTTTCTGGGGCGTACTGGCGCTGTGGGCCGGGTTATTCAAGCTGGTGGATATCACTCTTTTCGACAGCCTGTTCTTTAATTCTTCGGCATTTGCCTGGATTGCCACCTGTACCGCGGCGGCGCTCGCCGTAACCCTTTGCCGCGATCAGCAGCGGGCGGTGAATGCGGTAAAACACTTCTTCAGCGTCTTTGCGACCGGCCTGCTGCCGTTGCTGTCGCTGATTTCACTGATGTTTCTGGCGACGCTGCCGGTGGTCGGTCTGGGTTCTGTTTCGCAGCATGTTTCCTGCAATGCGCTGCTTAACACCCTGACGTTGATGGTGATGGTCGCCGCCGCGGTGGCCTGGCATCCGGAAAGAGAAACCCGGCCTTATCCTGTTTTGCTGGACGGCGCGATTAAACTGACGCTGCTACTCTCCCCGATTTACGCCCTGCTGGCCAGCTATGCGCTGTGGCTACGTGTTTCGTCATACGGATGGACGCCGACGCGTGTCTATGCCGCTCTTATCACGCTGACGGTGCTGGTCTGGGCCTGCGGCTATGCTGTCACGTTGATTCGCCAGCGTCGGCAGGCTGTTTTGCAGCCGGGCGGTATCAACCGTGCGGTCCTATTACTGGCGCTGGCCCTGCTGGTTGCGGTGAATTCTCCGCTGCTGGATCCTTATCGCATCAGCGTAAATAACCAGATGGCGCGTTACCACAGCGGGGCTTTGCAGGCGGATAAGCTGAGCATTACGATGCTGCAATCGTCCGGCAGACGAGGCTATGAGGCGATGCGACAGCTGCAGAAAGATCCGGGATTTAGCGCGAACCCGGAACGTAAAAAGCAGCTTGCAATGCTGCTTAGCGATGGCAAAGCGGGGAGCACGGGGGCGATGAAGTTGAGTGTTGAGTCGCTGCGTCAACGTATCGTGCTGGCAGATAAAAATCGCGTACCGGAAAACGCGTGGTGGCAGGCGATGGTGAAAGACGAAAGCTACCAGGCCCGGGAATGTCTGGACGATGAGGATAAGTGCCTGCTGGTCGGGATGGATCTTAACGGCGATGGCCAGGATGAATGGCTGCTGTGCCAGCCGGAAATGAACTACTGCAAAGTTTACGGCAAAATTGGCGGGAGCTGGAAGGATATCGGGCAAGCGCGGGATCTGGATAAAAACCAGATGATGGCGGCTTTAAAGCAGGCGGCTTCTGAAGGAAAACTTACGGCGGCGCCCAAGGTGTGGCAGGACGTGATGGTTCAGGGGCAGCGGATCAAGGTCGATTATTACCGTTAAAATTGAACGCCTCCGGTGAGGAGGCGTTGAGCACCCTTAGTGAACCTGGGGATCTGCCGGAGAGGCATTGTTGCGGATTGCTGCTATGTCCATGGAGTCAAAAACATAGTGGCTGCCACAGTAGTCACAGTTCATGTCGATTTCGCCATCTTCCGCCAGAATACTGTCGATTTCTTCATCCGGCAGCGTACGCAGCGCATCCGCACAGCGTTCACGCGAGCAGGTGCACTTAAATTCTACGTCCTGCGGATCGTACAGGGTGACTTCTTCTTCGTGATAGAGACGCCATAACACGTCGTTCGCCGGCAGCGTCAGCAGCTCTTCAGCCTTGATGGTTTCGGTCAGCGTGGCCAGGTGGTTAAAGTCGTCGGTTTCGGCATTCTGCGCAGGCAGTACCTGCAGCAGCATACCGCCTGCCGCCGCTTTACCTTCCACTTCGCCGGTGCGGATAAACAGGCGAGTCGGCAGCTGCTCGGAGCGCATGAAGTAATCTTCCAGGCAGGCGGCGAGGGTATCTCCCTCCAGCCCGACCACGCCCTGATAGCGTTCACCTTCGCCTGGGGTGATGGTGATCACCAGATAGCCGTTGCCGACCAGATCTTTTAACGCCGCATCAGCGGGGATATCACCCTGAACGCGAGCTACGCCGCGCATTTGCTGTTTGTTGTTACCGTTGATCACGGCCAGCGTCATCGGGCCATCGCCCTGCAACTGAACGGTGATGTCACCGTCAAACTTCAGCGTGGCGGTCAGCAGGCTGGTGGCAACCAGCAGCTCGCCGAGGATATTTTTAACCGGCTGCGGGTAGTCATGGTTTTCCATGATCTGCTGCCAGGTTTCAGAAACCGTCACCAGCTCGCCGCGCACGGCGTAGTTTTCAAACAGATAGCGGTGTAGTTGGTCGTGTTGAGTCATCGTCATCTCTCTTGCTGGTCGGCGGATTTACGCTTCGCCACCGTGTTTAAATTTCATCAAGTCCCGCCGCTCTTTTTTATCCGGGCGGCGATCGGGGTGGGGCATGGTCAGCGCGTTCATTTTGCGTGCCAGCGCCATTTTTTCCCGTTTGGCGATGCTTTCCGCCGTCTCTTCATACAGCTGAGTGGCTTCCGCTGCCGGCCTGCGCTGATCGGTAATCGCGAGGATGGTCACGGTGCGCTCGTCATTGCCCTGACGCAGCGTGAGCACCGCGTTCAGCTCAACCAGTTTACTGGGTTTACCGCGCTGGCCGTTGTAGTGCACTTTACCGCCTTCAATCATCTCCCGCGCCACGGCACGGGTTTTGTAAAAGCGAGCGGCCCACAGCCATTTATCGAGGCGTACGCCTTCGGCCGTTTTTTCTTTCATTACGCCTCCTTAAACGGAAAGCGACGGGATCAGGCTGCGGTAATCGCTAAGGCCGGGGTGGCGCTCAAACGTTTTTTCCGCTTCACCTGAATCCGGGTTGAGGACGCCTAAGCAGTAGCGAATACCAAACTCCGCCGCGGCATCAAGAATCGCTTCGCTGTCGTCGATAAATACCGTTCTGGCCGCGTTGAACCCGGTATGTTCGGCCACCGCCTGCCATAAACGCTGATCTTCTTTCGGATACCCAAATGTGTGGGTAGAAAGTAATAAATCAAGGTGCTGGTTCAACCCGGTGTGCTCAAGCTTCACCGCCAGATTGTGCGGGTGGGCGTTGGTCAGCAGAATACGGCGTTTGCCGCTGGCTTTTGCCGCCTTAAGAAACGGCACCGTATCTTCACGGAGTGCGGCTTTTGGCCCCTGCTCGGTGGTCATCGCACGGATATCCAGCCCGAGGCGTTCGCTCCAGTAGTCGAGACAGTACCAGTTTAGCGTATGCTGCACGGCGTGGTATTCGCGGGAAATCAGCTGATGCGCTTCCTGCAGCGGCATGCCGCGCTGGAGGCTAAGGGTTTCCGGTACCAGCTTTTTCCAGAAATGGTTATCAAAGGCCAGGTCCAGCAGGGTCCCGTCCATATCCAGCAGCAGGGTGTCAACCTCCTGCCACGCAATAGTACCAGACATCGCTTTAGTCTCGAACAAGGGGAAAATAGCGTACCAGGGTAGCACAATCCGGTACGCAAAGTTTACCCGTAACGGCTACCTCAGCGGTGAGGGAGGCGTAAGCGTAGGGTTGAGGCAGCTGTCATAGTAACGATGAATTTCGGCCAGCCGCGTGCTGGCACGACGATAGCGGATGACGGCCAGCACGCCGTTGATCGCAGCACAGGCCAGCATCGCAATGAGCATCAGAGAAATACTGATGTAGCTCCACAGGCTATGCGCATCAGATATCCGGTGCAGCGTGACGTGCTGAGTTCCGTTGGCATCGGTATAGATGCCGGTAATGATCCCTTCGGCGTGGAACGGCGTTTGCAGCAGCATTTCCGCCAGCCGCTGGAATTCGGTCCACTGCTCCTGGGCCGGGAAGTCATACAGCGACATCGGCGGCAGTGGTTGGTCTACCAGATCGCCGCCTTCGTCATTGATGATGACATAGCCGCCGGGCGCAGGACTGTTTAGCGACTGTGCGGCGCGCGTGGTTTCGCGAATAAAGAAAGGTGCGGTTGAGGTGGCCACGAGGTTATCCAGCGACTCAGCGCTAACCGGCCGCAGCAGGACGTTTACCCCGGTCAGTTTTCCGGAGTCAGCGCGCTTTATAAGGGAATCCCAGTCCTTGGTATTGCCCAGGTTCACCAGGGCATTTTTCAGGCGCACGCACTCTTCTTCTGCGGTACACAGCGCCTGCGTTTTTTTCACAATTCCGGCAAAATCATCCAGTAAAACCATGCCTGATTTCTGGATAGCATCGGCCAACTGCGGGTTAACTTTGCTGTCGCCTTCTCCCCCCTGAGGGTGGAGCTGCCCGCTGACGGCTTTGGTCAGGGCTACCGCCTTGTCCATGATTTCAGACTCCGGCAGCGGCAGAGGGCGCGCGGTATTCCAGATAATTTGCGAGCAGTCGAACGGTGTGAACGGGACATTTTGGCGAGAGTTATAGCTGCCGGGGGCGTGGATATTACACATCCCTGTTCCCTTCACTCTGAGCGTATCGCCCACCTGAAGCCTGTATTTTGCGAGGTCCTGTACGCTGGTCGCTTCGATGGATTCGGCGCCCTTCAGCCATGAGGCGCTAAGTTTGATGGGCATTTCCAGGGGAACCCAAAGAGTCATCATCAGCAGAACCAGCAGCGCACCGGAGGAAATTAACAGGTTACGCACCCAGTGCTGAAGCGGGAAGTTACGCACTTCGTCATGCAGAGAAAGGAAGCGGCCCTGACGCACGACGTGTCGGTCCAGGTAGATATCAATGTCGGTTTTCTGCCCCAGGTCCTGGCTTACAAAAGGCTGCCAGTGCGGCGGGTAAATCAGATCGATAATGCCGAGCGAGATATTGTTCATCTGCTCCTGGTTAGATTCGCCGAACAGCCCCCAGCGCTTAGGCGTGCCGCGCAGGCAGTGGATCTCCCTCAGCGCCGTTTTGGCCGGTGGCGCAAATAGCCCCCACAGCCCGGCGGCAATCAGCAGAACGGCACCGCCAGTCAGCCACGGCAGAAACACCGGCGGCGTCACCAGGCTCAGGAACAACATGACGAATGCGATGCAGATAAGCGCCGCTTCGCGCACGCCGTCCGGGCGGCTAAGGGAGTACTCTTCCTGCGTCTCCTGACGGATATTCAGCAGCTCAATCTGTTCGCTTTCCTCACCGCGAATCGACGCCTGGGTGCCAGAATAGCCCTCAATGGCGTACTGCTGCGTGTCGAGCGTATCGTTTTGCAGCGTATTGCCGTTCAGCGAAATCACCAGCGGGATACTGCTGGTGCGGATAAGCTCCACGTCGTTGTCGTTGGTGATGTACTGTTCCCAGAACGGCGGCAGGTGAACTTCTACGGAATCAAGATAATAGCGCCATTTGTTGGCGTCATCTGCCGAAAGGCCGTAGCGTGTGATGGAGCGGCTCAGGGAGAAAACGGTATTGCTCTGCGCGGTGAGCGTTAGCGTAGGCGGCGGATTACTCGCGCCTGAGGGGCCGATCAGCTCCTGGGAACGGGAATAGCGCTCGAGATAATTGTCGACGGCAATGCGCTCTTCCGGGGTTAGCTTGCGCGTGGAGGCTCCGGAGAAGGCACGATCGTGCGATACCCGGGCACGTAGCCTAAGGCTTCGCCAAATCAGCCATCCGGCAATCAGCGCACAGGCCAGCATAGCAGCGAACAAAAATAATAAGGTGCTCATGCTTTCCCCATCAAACCATCGTCTTTTTCATCAAGCTCGGCAAAAGATCGGCCTTTCAAAAAGTTAAAAGATCAGAAGTCATTATCGGCAGGTAAAGGTGCAAACTTGAGCGATTTTTAAGGCGACCAACCTACAGTAACACAATGTTAGCAAAGCGACTTCGTCCGAAATACAAGTAAATTCCTATTCAATAGTACCTGTCTTGACAGGTAGGCGCATTACGTGTTTTGGGAAAAGATACGTTACAAAAATGTAAATAATAGCCAATGCTCGTTGCACGATATGTGCGGCATGCAGCACAATAACTTACCCCTTTCACTGTTGATCCCGTGCACATGAGCAAATCATTAAAAAAACCAACGATTTTACATGTCGAAACCGTGGCGCGTTCGCGGCTGTTTAACGTTGAAACGGTGGACCTGGAGTTTAGCAATGGCGTTCGTCGAGTCTACGAGCGGATGAGACCTTCCTCCCGCGAGGCGGTGATGATCGTCCCTATTGTTGATGACCACCTGATCCTGATCCGTGAATACGCCGTCGGCACAGAGTCCTATGAGTTGGGGTTCTCCAAAGGGCTGATTGACCCGGGCGAAACCGTGTTTGAGGCCGCTAATCGCGAGCTAAAGGAGGAGGTCGGCTTTGGGGCAAATCAGCTGACGTTTTTGAAAAAACTGACGATGGCGCCCTCCTATTTTTCCAGCAAAATGAATATTGTGATTGCAGAAGATCTCTATCCCGAGTCGCTGGAAGGGGATGAGCCGGAAGAGCTGCCGCAGGAGCGATGGTCGCTGGAAAACATGATGGATTTACTGAAGGAAGAAGATTTTAGCGAAGCCCGTAACGTCAGCGCGCTCTTCCTTGTGCGGGAATGGTTAAGACAGCAGGGCAGGCTGTAAGCCAAACCGAGAAAGAATTAAAAAGGGCCGCTATGCGGCCCTTTGCTATTTTGTCCGGGTTTAGAACAACTCGTGTTCTTCCCCGTTATCGATAACCGTAGTCCCTACCTCATGCACCGCCTGCTGCGTAGGCTGCGTGCCTTCAATGAAGTACTCTTCACGGCTGTTGCCGCCGTTAGCCAACTGGCCGGTGCTGCGGTCGATATTGACGGTGACGATACCCGGCGGCGGCGTCAGCGGCTCTTCCGGCACGCCAGCCAGGGCGATTTTCATAAAGTCATCCCAGGCCGGCTGAGCGCTTTTTGCACCCCCTTCATAGCCGGAGATTTGATCTTTAATCGCGCCTGAGGCCGTGGTTCGGCCAAGATCGCGGCGGTGATCGTCAAATCCAATCCAGACTGACGTCACGACGCCGGGGCCGTAGCCGGAGAACCAGGCGTCTTTAGAGCTATTGGTGGTCCCGGTTTTGCCGCCGATATCCCGACGCTTCAAATCCCGGCCCGCACGCCAGCCGGTGCCCTGCCAGCCTGGTTCGCCATAAATATTACTGTTAAGCGCGCTTTTGATCAGGAATGACAGCGGCGTGTTGATCACGTGCGGAGCATATTCTTCGGCCTGCGCTTTGGCCACCAGCGCGCTGTTGGCCTGCTCCAGCTGCGGCATTGGCACGCTGCTGTTTTGCGGCGTTTGCGAGACGGCAACGTCTTCTACATCCTGGTTTTCCAGTACCGTTGATTTCGGCGTATCGCCGTAGATGACCGGAATATCGCAGCTCGCACAGGCGACTTTAGGTTTCGCCTCGAACACGGTATTGCCGGCATCATCAACGATTTTGGTGATGTAGTAAGGGTCAACCAGGAAGCCGCCGTTTGCCATCACCGAGTAGCCGCGGGCAACCTGCATTGGCGTGAATGACGCCGATCCCAGCGCCAGCGATTCGGTATGAACGATATTCGCAGCCGGGAAACCAAAGCGCTGCAGGTACTCAGCGGCGTAGTCTACGCCCATCGCACGCATCGCGCGCACCATGACAACGTTTTTGGACTCCCCAAGGCCCTGACGCAGGCGAATGGGCCCTGCATACTGCGCCGGAGAGTTCTTCGGCCGCCAGTCTGAGCCGGCACCCGCGTCCCAGCGTGAAATAGGCACATCGTTAAGGATGCTCGCCAGCGTCAACCCTTTGTCCATTGCGGCGGTGTACAGGAAAGGTTTGATGTTGGAACCCACCT
This region of Cedecea lapagei genomic DNA includes:
- the hslO gene encoding Hsp33 family molecular chaperone HslO — translated: MTQHDQLHRYLFENYAVRGELVTVSETWQQIMENHDYPQPVKNILGELLVATSLLTATLKFDGDITVQLQGDGPMTLAVINGNNKQQMRGVARVQGDIPADAALKDLVGNGYLVITITPGEGERYQGVVGLEGDTLAACLEDYFMRSEQLPTRLFIRTGEVEGKAAAGGMLLQVLPAQNAETDDFNHLATLTETIKAEELLTLPANDVLWRLYHEEEVTLYDPQDVEFKCTCSRERCADALRTLPDEEIDSILAEDGEIDMNCDYCGSHYVFDSMDIAAIRNNASPADPQVH
- the hslR gene encoding ribosome-associated heat shock protein Hsp15 gives rise to the protein MKEKTAEGVRLDKWLWAARFYKTRAVAREMIEGGKVHYNGQRGKPSKLVELNAVLTLRQGNDERTVTILAITDQRRPAAEATQLYEETAESIAKREKMALARKMNALTMPHPDRRPDKKERRDLMKFKHGGEA
- the yrfG gene encoding GMP/IMP nucleotidase gives rise to the protein MSGTIAWQEVDTLLLDMDGTLLDLAFDNHFWKKLVPETLSLQRGMPLQEAHQLISREYHAVQHTLNWYCLDYWSERLGLDIRAMTTEQGPKAALREDTVPFLKAAKASGKRRILLTNAHPHNLAVKLEHTGLNQHLDLLLSTHTFGYPKEDQRLWQAVAEHTGFNAARTVFIDDSEAILDAAAEFGIRYCLGVLNPDSGEAEKTFERHPGLSDYRSLIPSLSV
- a CDS encoding intracellular growth attenuator family protein, producing MSTLLFLFAAMLACALIAGWLIWRSLRLRARVSHDRAFSGASTRKLTPEERIAVDNYLERYSRSQELIGPSGASNPPPTLTLTAQSNTVFSLSRSITRYGLSADDANKWRYYLDSVEVHLPPFWEQYITNDNDVELIRTSSIPLVISLNGNTLQNDTLDTQQYAIEGYSGTQASIRGEESEQIELLNIRQETQEEYSLSRPDGVREAALICIAFVMLFLSLVTPPVFLPWLTGGAVLLIAAGLWGLFAPPAKTALREIHCLRGTPKRWGLFGESNQEQMNNISLGIIDLIYPPHWQPFVSQDLGQKTDIDIYLDRHVVRQGRFLSLHDEVRNFPLQHWVRNLLISSGALLVLLMMTLWVPLEMPIKLSASWLKGAESIEATSVQDLAKYRLQVGDTLRVKGTGMCNIHAPGSYNSRQNVPFTPFDCSQIIWNTARPLPLPESEIMDKAVALTKAVSGQLHPQGGEGDSKVNPQLADAIQKSGMVLLDDFAGIVKKTQALCTAEEECVRLKNALVNLGNTKDWDSLIKRADSGKLTGVNVLLRPVSAESLDNLVATSTAPFFIRETTRAAQSLNSPAPGGYVIINDEGGDLVDQPLPPMSLYDFPAQEQWTEFQRLAEMLLQTPFHAEGIITGIYTDANGTQHVTLHRISDAHSLWSYISISLMLIAMLACAAINGVLAVIRYRRASTRLAEIHRYYDSCLNPTLTPPSPLR
- the nudE gene encoding ADP compounds hydrolase NudE; this translates as MSKSLKKPTILHVETVARSRLFNVETVDLEFSNGVRRVYERMRPSSREAVMIVPIVDDHLILIREYAVGTESYELGFSKGLIDPGETVFEAANRELKEEVGFGANQLTFLKKLTMAPSYFSSKMNIVIAEDLYPESLEGDEPEELPQERWSLENMMDLLKEEDFSEARNVSALFLVREWLRQQGRL